Sequence from the candidate division WOR-3 bacterium genome:
GCACGCGGGACGTCGCGGAGCTGATTGCCGACCGCAAGGTTGAGTGTGTTGTCAACATCCCGAAGCGCACAGCCGACGAGACCGTGCTCACCGACGGCTACCGCATCCGGCGCGCTGCGGCCGATTACGGCATCCCGCTCATCAACGATACCGAACTGGCCCGACTCTTCATCCGCGCGCTGCTGAGCCACCCGCGCCAGAGCCTGGACGCCAAACCGCTGCTCGCCTACGCCGCGCGGTCCCGCCCCACCTGCTCCGACTCTCCGCGTAGCTCATCTCCCTGACTGTCGCCACGCCGGTCGTCTCTCTTGACCGCAAACCACACATTTCTATAATTCTCGAAATATGGACATAACCAGCAGGCAGTTGACGACCGCGCTGTTTGCGGCGCTGGGTAGCGAGTACAGAACGCGAATGGTCGAACTGCTCGCCACCGGCGAGCGTTGCGTGTGCGAGATAGCTCCGCACTTCCCTACGTCGTTCTCGGTCGTATCCCACCACCTCTCGGTCCTGGAGCAGGCCGGAATCGTGGTATCGCGCCGGGACGGACGCTGGATGCGCTATCGGCTGACCGACGACTCAGTGCTCGAGCTGCTGGGACAGGCACGGCAGCTCGCCCGGCAGTGCAAGTCCGGACGACGC
This genomic interval carries:
- a CDS encoding helix-turn-helix transcriptional regulator, with product MDITSRQLTTALFAALGSEYRTRMVELLATGERCVCEIAPHFPTSFSVVSHHLSVLEQAGIVVSRRDGRWMRYRLTDDSVLELLGQARQLARQCKSGRRTARRPKASERTEPQR